The genomic DNA CACTTAGACCTGGCTCTGAATTGTAAACTGTtccaaataattacaaaaacagtGCACGCAGACCTATTAAGCCTGCTTTCTAATTGCCCCCTCAGGTGTTATGTCGAGCAGCACTTGGTTAAAAGCAGGCAGCATGCAGCAGACAGCAGGCGCTGTGAGCTCTAGTTCCTGGTTAATAACGCCTCAGGTTATTTCCCAGTCAAATGAAGGTGAGGTCGCTCTCCTTAGGTGAATTTACTCCGCTGTTGTTTGTCAGGCAGTCATCCACAGTATGGAGCCTCCCTTAAAGCATACACCGAGACGGAACAGATGGCAACCCCTAGCCGGAGATGCCACCACAAAGACACGGAACACTCAGTTGGTCAGTTCATGAGCTATAATTAGAGCTGGGTTTAAAAAAACTACTTGTTGGTATGCAACAGAGCACCATGATAAGCTACACTTTAGAATACAGGATGAGAAGAAAATTCCTTTTCCTCATCCTGTGAATGAATATAACTGCTATGATTTTTCTGGTTGGCATGTTAAGACAACATTGTAAAATACATATTAGTCTCCCTATAATGTAATTTAACCCTCAAAATTCACAAAAGTGCCAAAACTAATTAATATATACTATATTAATTAGTGTGTCAATCTGACCACATTTTGTGCTATAGCATGTGTCATGACATTGAAGAGAAGAACTCAGCATGAGATGTTATAGTCTCCAGACAATAAGCTGCATTATGGCAGAAACACATTATTCCTCTAAGTAAGTCACACTCCAAGGTTggcaaaaataaggaaaaactAGCAACAGGAGTCTCTAATGACTTTTTTAATATTGCATACAAGTTTTAGCCTcaattttccaaacaaaacgTGTTTATTCCTCACTCTCTGCATGCTTATATCTCTTTTCTcccaccacaaacacacacataagcaaGCAAGCGCACACACATTTTTATCTACTCGTGACAAGGTGTCagcaggagcaggtggaggGCACTCTGCCACATGCTGAACCATCCGTCTGTCGCTGCCTGTCTCTGGATCACGCCAGGTACACAGCATACCAATACAACCAGGCTGTGAGAAGCAGGCACTCTGCAGCAATTTGGGGACAATAAATACAACTCGTACTCTTGCGAGAAGCGAGCTCACAGCCAAGACATCAGACAAAGACTGACTGTGAAGCAGCAGAACAACTGACAGCTTTGCTGGCGCCAGTTAATTTTTTTATCGGTATGTGTGAAAGAAGAAGTGTTCATTTCAAGCCTGCTACTGCCTTTCTATGAAAAAGGAATCTATAAAGTAAAAAGCAAATACAACTAGAGAGTGAAATACATTAAGTGTGTTTTGTTAAcgaaaaacaaatgcattaatTGAAATGACCCAGAATAGTAAACAGTTATATCTTTATTAaagtacaaaacaaacatgtgaaTGCAAATTGTACAATAATTTTGGAattcttcatcatttttgtttgaaCATTTCAATATATCCATCATGAACAGAGAAGAATGCTACATTTGGGGAAACGGGGTTAAGAGTTTCACCAGGAATAAATAGATTAGagaaaaacatagaaatagAATAATATGTATAAAGAATCTGCAGGGTAATCCATGTACAATATTTACAATTAACCTGAATATATTTCATACAAGGAAATGCATTCATTATAACATTTCTCACAAATCATACTCTCTTAGCAGGGAATGTTAAATTAGAAATTGATATTGATAAATTAATTGTTGAAGCTAAATCTGcgttttaaataataattaaaccGTTGGAATCAAAGCACCGTGTAGGTATAAATGATCTCAAAGTGGCTACTGCTAACCTGTTTGGTTTAATGTGATCTTCGCTTTACATGGAGAGAGTGAAATTGCTTCACGTGTACTTTCACATTAAAAGATCAAAGCCATACATACATGTTCAACTCACAATAAAGTAagcaaaatacatttaacaTCTGTCCCAAGCTCTCGACAATAACAGTGCACGATCAGGTTGTGTACTTACACAAAGTCTCCCTCCTccctgtgcaaaaaaaaactggGCCATCAAAACCAGTGTTTCAGGCTTTGATAACAGAGACTTAAAAGAACAGAGCTCCACAGAAGTGTTCAAATGAAACAACTCAAAGTTACATCTCAGCTGTCCAGCTGGAAGTTACGTCAGCAGACTGTGACTGGGGGTTTCAGGAACATGTCTGATCACATCGTAGATAGTGGTGTGCATATCCTGGATTGACTCGAGGCGAGCCAGAGATCGACAGGAAGCCTGGGGGACAGGAAGATTAGAACCGTGAAAACGCAAATGATCTTTGCAACGGGGGTTACAGCATCTTCTGTAAACCCCTGTTAGCGTAGAAGAAGTTAAATACCTGTGCAGATTCCATTTTCCCAGGTATGGAGACAAACTCGTAGATGCCAAAGTCTTCCTTTGCGTCTTCGTGACCTGTtgatacacatttttttaacacttaGATTACAGTAAAGAGAATTAGACTCTCTGTCAGACTTTACAGTAATGTGATGCCATAAAACCAAAACCTGCTTTTCAGCTGCAACCAATTATCATgactttgtttgcttttctgctTTCCTGTTATCTCTAACCTGTTTTTCAGAGTTATGCATCCATTAGTTCCTACAATAGTCTTTGAAATACTCTCTAGAAAAAAGTTTAGACAATAAGGGAAACAGTTTACATCAGTGTTTTTTCAGTTAGGAAAGTTTCTCAATAAACTATGTTAAACCAGTGAACTATATTGAGTATTTGtaattagggctgggcgataaatcgaattaattcgattaatttgcctttttaaaacctgacgatttgaaaatttgccaaattgtaaaatcgaggcgagcttaaatatataacaatacagattcttcttctgccttttacgacttgtgcactggtgtttgcttccgcctctcgtctccttccgccaaaacactcacagccccgtcatggcggacagaacagcagacgaagagttggtcgcgagaaaagagCCTCATATTACAACGATTATacggaagtggttcggctttgacaagactgacacagagcaaactacagtcatgtgcaaggtttgcaaaagtactgtgaaaacgaagagtctcattgtttgtttttgcacctTTAGGGGCTGCTTTACTTTGTTGGTAAAATAGAGGTTAAAATAGTTTAATAGTGAGGGAAACTAAGTTTTTGGGGTGTCATGGTTGATGAGAATTTGAACTGGAAATCACATATCAATTATACAAATGTAAAGATGTCAAAAACAATTGTGGTATTATACATAgtaaagtactgtgaaaacgaagagtctcattgtttgtttttgcacctTTAGGGGCTGagactcttcgttttcacagtacttttgcaagagtagcagcacaactaacctctttcagcacctccagcagaggcaccCTACAGAATGCTCACAGCTACCGGAGCGCGGCATGGCTaacactagccatagcaaacacaccgcaaagaaacaacaaaaatcgattaaaatcgtaatcgtccaagatgactaaaaaaatcaagattttatttttttgccatatcgcccagccctatttGTAATGAGTAGTTATTTAATAATTTGTAGCTTAAAAACTTGAAATCCTCATCTCAAAGTAGAGAAAAATTAAGCTATCAAGCCTATTAACTCAGTTTAATTCAACTTAACTGTTTCCGCCATTCTTATGTCAATCCAGCTCGATTTTTGCAACTTAAAAGGTTTGTCTAAATcaataaatgatatttttttaatgtcagtatGTTCTAGTATGAGCTTAATAACAGAATAACTGCACTGTTTGATGAAAAACATCGGTTAATAAACAGGAGCTTACCTGAACGATGTGGTCGTTTCTGCTCTGAAAACGGTCTGTGAAAAAATGGGTAAATAAAGCAGTTAAATCTAGTTTAAATGTGAAGTAAAGGCCAAATGATAAAGTCTGTATACATTTCATAATCAAGGCTCCTACCTGTTGTAAATGCTCATGAGCACTGTTGattaaagagagacagaaagaaagaataatTTCAACAATTCAATTACTGCCTTGACTTTTCTAAGTACAAAAGTGACTTTTCCCTGGTTACCTTCAGTTTGACTAACATTTGCAAGTTATTTACATTTGTGATCATCTTCAGCATGTGACAGCTCAGTGCACCAGGAAAACATTGCCATTTCGCAGTCGTAAGATCCACATCCCAGCTATTCAGACACCCACATTCAAAACTTTGGACAAGAATGCAGCACTTACTGTCAGTAACCTGCAGGGATTATTTACTGTGACTGTTGCTATAAAGCCACTTCTGTCAAAGTAACAGAAGAAGGCGATATCTAACCTCTCTTAGGATGGCAGGTTCTCTTGAGGAAGAAGAGCAGCATACAtccaatgacaaaaaaagagcagaCAATGATGACTGCCAGTGGAGACAGAGAGCTGCCCTCCTGGGTGTGCTTCTCTTTCCCTGTGAATAAACAAGAGAGATGGGAATGATATGATGTGAACACTAATGTTTAGGCAAACTCACAAGTTAGAATGAAAGCATCAGTCAGTTGAGTCTGTTTGTCGTACAGTGCAGCATACCACAGCCACTCGGCTGGTTGGATTTCTGTAAAACAATGTACAGATGTTTATGGTCTTCTGAGGATGATTCCTGTGAAGTTTGGCGACTTTCAcgatatttttgttgagtaaaATGTCTTGACAACTATACAGTAGTCTTATCAACCCCTATGAGTATGAGGCAATTTCCTTTAAATTtcgaaatgacaaaacatcccTAAATTCAGTTGTTAACAGCTTGAAAACTGCAAATGAGCAAGCTTTAGCTCTGTGGATAAGAGATACCTGGGAGAGTTTTGACATATAAGGCATATTCTAATCACCAGGGTATTATTATTTCCACTTCATCACAACTGTAAATTAGGGCATGAATGCAACAGAGATATACCAGTAAATGCTGGTGTTCAGGAACCTAAAGACCtttctttttaacaaagcttttaATTAAACGTGCCCCTGAAAGCTTCTAattttttgcattgttattATATCTGATTGTTCTGTTTTCTATTACATGATTGTTTGGCTTTTATCCTTTTTATATCTTCAgtgtagcactttgagattttgcctaaatgaaaagtgcaatacaaataaaatttattattactatttctGAAAAATCTCCAGCTGAAACTCTACCAAATGTGATACAATCCAAAATGAAGTCTTCACTAAATATGACAAGCATGTAAGCCTTCAAAAAATTGGCCGCAGATGCATGTTTATGACAGATACAGTCGTGCTCTGATGGACCTATATCATGGAAGAAACTAAAACTGTAGTAAAGAGAGATTTTGATGtcagtaaaaaagaaagaaagcttgCTATTACGACTTCTGTTGACTCTttaaacagcatttgaaatcaTAGCCAGTATCAGCAGCAATCATCGGTGTGCCTCTCTCAGTGTCGCCAAGACAACATATCAATGTCAGCACCCTGAAACTCCACATGCTATAAAACTTagtcaacaaacacaacagctgtTATCCACTGTTTACTTTCCCAGTCACTGAACTTTAATACAGGCTGCAGCAGGAACAGGAACCTAGCAACAGAGATAAAAACCGTAGTTTCATCATAGCCATGTATATTTTCATCTTATATCCAGAACCTGCTTTCACTTCTCGCTCCAGCTCCAGTCTTTTTATCTACCCAACTGTTCCTGAAGCCGCTCACTGTTTGTCACTGGCAAGATTTACCTCCTGAAGCTCGCTAAACTCTTCTGCTTTTTGGCATCGCACACTGTTTACAGAGTGTTTATCTTCGAGGATTCCCAAAACCTGCCCACGCTCTGCTCCCTCATGCCACGTTCCACCCTCTACCCACCTGTTCCTAAGCTGGCCACCACAAGAGTGAACTGGGCCTCGTCCTGCTTCTGCGTCACGTTGTTGAAGGCGCGGCATAGGTACTCCTCAGCCTGGGCCAGCCTGTAGGAGCGCACCTCCAGCCGCGGGCCCTCTGTGATGATCTGGGTCGTGTTGCGGTTCTTGGAGATCCAGACGTAGCTGTTGGGCGGGTTGGAGTCGGCCTGGCACTCGAAGAAGACCAGTTCTCCAGGGTTGATGGTGAACACCTCGCCTGTCCGCAGGCCCTGGACGGAGTTCACCTCCAGGTTGTAGGGGCCATCTGTACGTTCCAATGGAGAGAGCCAGGGAAACACAACACTTAGCTGCTGAGATGTCGCTTTGGTTGACACAAAATACTTTCTATGAACCGTCTCATTGTAATGCGCCACGGGGCGGCCAGTAGAAAACAGGTCAAATAAGATGAGCTTGAGGCCAGCTCAGGTCTGATATGCAGAAAGAGAAATACAGGGAGATGAGGCAGTAGCAGTCGTAGCCATATCAGTGCCGTGAGTGTGTGTAATTTCAAAGGTGGATTAGGAAACCATTGAATGTGTGTCGGATACAGCACATACAATTTAATTTTCTAGCACAGTTAAGTGAAACAAACTAGTCCAAATACTATAGACTGGCAATCTCACTGCTGCATACGCATACATTTCTGTAAGATATGTTTCCTTTATAGCAAAGCAATATTATTTCTGACTGTGTTACATAATAAATTGTGTGCGTTCCAGTACTAGAACCTGTATCCGTGCAGCCTTCAAACAGAACAAGCCTACCTACAAGATGTCAGActgattcagtttgttttttcttcattacaGCCAAAAAGACCAATAATTTAAGCCTGTGAGCACCAGAATCTACAGAtgggtttgaaaagcatgttgtGTTAAAGCATTTAGTGGAGCCAGAAACTGCACAGACagtcagatttttaacttttcctCAGTACTCAACTTAGTCATCTGTGGAATGTGGTTCTGTCGAGAAATGTAACCAAATTGAGTATTTTATATCAGGGCATTTTGCTTAAACTACTATGACctaaatgtctgattttttaaaaagtacctAAACTAATTTAGTTTTAGTCatcagattctgcaaaaactgccCTCCTCAGCATAATCGTGACACTGTTTAGCTgggaccaacagtcatgtggcAAAATGTATAGATTTTctctgaactgggctgaactgcaggttgtgtttataCAGAAAATATGCATGGTATATGAAGTCACTGTTTTTCCTGGTACTTGAAACACCATTGGGCACTTTTCTAATTATTTATGGTATTATAACAGCTCATTGCACAGAAGATATTTTAGATTTAACCTCTAGTCATCACTGTGTATAGCTGGAAAGGTGCAGGACTACATATTGCAGTAAAATATGAACCCACCATGAGCAAAAAACACCACGCTCTTGTGTTTCAGAGGGTAACATAAAACATACATGTTAAACAGCAAGAAATAATATCATACAATTATCTTCTAACTACAGAAGTTTCCACTTTTATGAGAAGatgctatttttttcattgtgaaaatggaAGCATCCCCAACAGCATCTTTAAGCGGGTAACAAATaaattctgtcatttatgtgtgctaaatgtttcatattatatgcctttttaaaaaaaaaaaaaaaagttaatgaaaatgtcttatttCCAGAATGTGTATTTCAAGTTTCAGTTCAAATTACTGCACAGACGGTTCACTGTACTATGCCTACGATAGCCCTGATTTTAGACCTGTTCCAAACATGCTGTTTCAgacactgcagctttaaatccaACTGAGCTGCCGCAGGCAAACCTCTCTCTGCATCTACTGTTCGGTGAGTAGCAAAGAAAAGCCCAAAGGCAACCCAGTCtgacaaaaattacatttgcatagagttaaactgcattctcagttacATTCTGCTGGAATCATATCATTTCTGCCTGATTGTTTGTCACACAAATATCACAAATAACACATTTGAAATCAGCTAAACTGCTTGACTGTTGCCCCATTTCATCCAACCAATCAGATATTATATTGGATGGAACTCTTCACCCTGGTAaaccagaaaatggaggaaaagcttCAAACATTTTGTCAAAGAGTTGTATCTTAACCCAAACTGTGACATTCTCCTAAACCTAGTCACAtaattttggtgcctaaactaaACCAAGCTTCTAACAGGTATGTAATGATGTGAAAATGTCTTTCAAAGagtgatatttttcttttccttacatggattttgtgactttttcaaACTTGAAGCTTTTCCTACTACCTCGCAGGTGAGAATATACGTTTAAAAAttctaaatggaaaaaataataataattttggtCAAAAACGTTGTGAGACAAGAAAGTGGAGCCAGCTTGGGGCGGGGCTTAATCTGTTGTGACATCACAACAGGCTGTAAAACTGAACAACTCATTCAGAGACACTCTGAGGACACATTAtggttaaaaactgtaaaaaaaaaaaaaaaaaaagaagaacatgTTACATGATATGACCCTTTTCGCTTAGAATTTTCTGTAATATCAGTTGTAAACCAAACACACGCAGCTCTGTAACATGTTAATCTGCCTCTAAATGCTGCTGTTGTAATGAAATCAATCAGTATTAATATGTATGTGATGGatttcagactgaaaacagaaaaagactgaaCACGGCAAAACTGAAAGTGACATTTTAGCTGTTAGTCTGTCCTGCAggttcaaacacaaacatgttctGCCTATGCAAACATCAGTGATGACAATATGCAGTCACTAACACCcgtagaaaaacacactgaccgAAGAGGCAAGGAAAACCTGAGGAAAATATATGCCCCTTCAGTATAGAATCATCCGCTGTGTGAAATTTAAAACATTCAAAGTATTTCCCAGGAAGATCATACAGTAGGCAGGCTTTCCGTTTAACCTCAAACTCACTAAACCAGTAAAATTTATCAGTGCATCTACACCCTTTATGGGAGGACAGTGGAGCTCTGTGAGATAAGTCTGCTGCCATGCAAATACCATCCAAAAGCTGCCACGTGTTTCCAGCTTTCAGCAAGTCGGCTGATCTCACAGAAATTTACATATGGTACGACTGAATACTTCCAGGACAATTTGAACAAAGTCGACAAATTGCACGCTTGGTAATTGGGACAGGTACTTTGTGACACATTAGATGAAAATCTacatatatttcaaaatgttcttttaagGGAAACTATATGAAATGAGTGGGACTTCACATTTTTTATGCTTCTTATTAGTTTTTACATTGGGTTTAGActtttaaactctttttttactttaaataccagtgattttgtaccttttttgtAAATATCAACAATTTTGGCAcgaataaagtatctatctatctatctatctatctatctatctatctatctatctatctatctatctatctatctatctatctattagcAGGcaggtaaaacaaaaaacaaaatgtgatttcCTCTGATTGTAGCTCTATCATCAACATCTGATCATCACCTGAGCCTTGCGTGCAGCTTCCTGGTTCTAATGTGGCTTTTAAATGAAAGACGTGAGAAAAGTCAGCAGCATTTTGCTCTATCAGATGTTCAGTATCCATCTCTGATGAAAGCACATTTGTAGACACTTGTATTTTTAAGTGGTCTAGACATACAGATACTCACAGTAGACATTGAGCTCCACGGCCCTGCTGTTCCGGCCCTGGCTGACCGCGTTGCTGGCCAGACAGCGATAAGTTCCCTTGTCCTCTTTCCTCACAGGGCTGATAAACAGTGTGGAGTTGTCTTGGGAGAACTGGTATCTGTCGCTGGGAGTCAGTGCCACATTATCCCTGAGCCACTGGAACACAACTCTTGTTCCTCTCTCAACAGAACAAGTCCAAGTGACGTTCGCTTTGTCCTCCACGACCGCGTTAGACGGGCTCTTCTCAAGCACCGGAGTGGACACTGGGACTGGAGGAAAAAACGGGAAAATAAACACTGGTAAATAAACTGCCACCATGTCAGGAAACATCTCATCTGAGGAACATGGAACTCACCATCTACTGTCACACGAACAGTTCTCTCTCTGTTAACCAGCCCAGTTCTGTTATGAAACTCTATGTGGAGGCTCAGGTGATATTCCCCTTCGTCGTCTGTGTTTAACTTCTGGATTAGCAAAGAAATGTTGGGTACTCTGAAGAGGAGGCGGTTGCGGTACATCATGTCAGTGATGGCATTGTCTTTGGTAAACGTGACCAGTGTGGTCCTGGTGCCGCTCGGCCTGGTGTGAGACCAAGTTCCCTGGATCTCAGCTTCGTCCAGCGAAAAGTGAGTctccacagacagcagcaggtgttTGCCTTCGATGCCATGATGGACCAGGGAAGGGATGTGAATGTATTCAGAGCTGACCTCTGAGTTGGTGAAGACAATGGGAGAAGGAAATGAGATGTCAGGCTTTGTTAGGTACACATTACTCCTGAATTAAAGCTTGTTTCAGAAAGTATGCATTATCCCTTAATGATTTAGAATCATGAGATCCTTTCTTGAAAAACACTCAGTTCTGAAGCACAACATCTGTTAGAGTGAGCTTCTTGATGCCAGGTGCAGTAAAACTAAACAGAAGTGAAGTGTTCATTTGTCCCTGTAATTCAAAACAATCAGGATTTTAGTAGCAATTTTACATCTGTGCCAAATTTTATCTTTAATTCTGATCATTTTTCTGTGACAAGGTGCTTGTATTTCTTGCAAAAGCAGACACGCAGATGATTGCTTTTTTACTTTCtgtggtcagaaatgacagagtATTTATAAAGCACCTGATTTAGCATTTATGTGTCATTATCTCAAACGGCTTCACCACATGGTTTGTTCTTCTATTTTTGTTTCCCTGCAGTTGGCATcaataaagcttttttttcaaaaataatcttCAAATCAAGAAGTCTATGATATTGTGGTGCCACTCGTCACTGGCGATGGCAAGAACAGCGTGTACACCGGTATCTTTAGTAAAGCGAATCAGTGATGACTCATCCCGATGCATGAATCATCATCAATAATGACCTGATTTAATGCAGGTTCCATGATGGAaaagatacagaaaaatagAAGTGCTTGGCAAAAAATAGCATATTGTCAGTATTTCAGAGAACCACCCCCCAGCTTCATCTGGCTCCCCTGTAGTTTGAACCCTGGCAAAACTCAGATTGAAGAAGGTGAAGATGGTGAGTCAGCTTCTCCTGCAGATAATAAGGTGGTGCAGGTGGTTGTGGAAGTTATACACGattaagaaaacaaatgaaagaaggGAAAAACAAAAGTTAGTTCCAACCTGCACTCTTGTAGTTCATGACACAAATGACTAGATGGTGCTGGCAAGCTAATATCTGAcatttaaatgtgcaataaatgTCTTTTCTGGACACTTGGAGGCTAAACAGAAAGCAATACACACAATATAACATCCACCAGATATGGAGCAACACTATCTGgattttagctgctaaatgctccactgaTATGTTCACCTGCTAACTTTGTCTGGTAATGGGAGGCAAAATACACTCTGATTCGagttttttaatgtaaacatCTGTCTTCTGTAACTGGAAATGCAACTGGTGTGACGGAACCAAAACAAGATGAATATGATTGCGGAGTCGGTGGAAATCCTCTATTTGTTTGCCACTACAGGAGATCACTTTTAGtgttctctttcttcttttgttagCACTAAAGTATGGAATCACAAGAGTgccataataaaagataaatctgtttAGAAAAATAAGgagataaatgtgtaaatataaagaagaattttttaaaaaagtgttaaaaaattaaaaaaaaaacaaatgtgtaaatataaagaggagcaaataaaaacaaataaaaaataaatctgttttttaaaacaaaaaggaaataaatgtgtaaatataaagaggaataaataaaagaataaataaaaaatacatctgttaaaaaataaggaaatacatatgtaaatataaagataaaaattttaaatatgtaaatataaaggtaaagtttgtctttgtttttccctttttttcctttttttttggacagaaagCCCCACCCAAA from Acanthochromis polyacanthus isolate Apoly-LR-REF ecotype Palm Island chromosome 11, KAUST_Apoly_ChrSc, whole genome shotgun sequence includes the following:
- the hepacam2 gene encoding HEPACAM family member 2; its protein translation is MEATGGLYICSVLLILTEVSSEYIHIPSLVHHGIEGKHLLLSVETHFSLDEAEIQGTWSHTRPSGTRTTLVTFTKDNAITDMMYRNRLLFRVPNISLLIQKLNTDDEGEYHLSLHIEFHNRTGLVNRERTVRVTVDVPVSTPVLEKSPSNAVVEDKANVTWTCSVERGTRVVFQWLRDNVALTPSDRYQFSQDNSTLFISPVRKEDKGTYRCLASNAVSQGRNSRAVELNVYYGPYNLEVNSVQGLRTGEVFTINPGELVFFECQADSNPPNSYVWISKNRNTTQIITEGPRLEVRSYRLAQAEEYLCRAFNNVTQKQDEAQFTLVVASLGTGKEKHTQEGSSLSPLAVIIVCSFFVIGCMLLFFLKRTCHPKRVLMSIYNRPFSEQKRPHRSGHEDAKEDFGIYEFVSIPGKMESAQASCRSLARLESIQDMHTTIYDVIRHVPETPSHSLLT